The window AGAGGAGCGGGACGCTCCCGCCGGCGTGCGCAGAGACCAGGGACGCAGCCAGACCCCATGGTGCCCAGGGCCGCGCCACGCACGGTCAGCAGCGCCCGGGCGGAGACCGTGCTTCGGACGCAGAGAAGCCCGGGCAAGGCGCCGCTGCTGGAGCAGAGAAGCTCCAAAGGCCCATCCGCAACCTCACAGGCTGCAGGGAACGGCCGCGGGGCTGGTACAGCGgacccagggagcaggggctggcACACATCAGCCTCCTGTCAAAGCATCTGCCCCTGCCTCACCCGCTCAGGGCACCCAGTGGGGAGCAGCTGCTGAAGAGGACGCCAGCCGGGCCACACCACAGGCCCTCAGAGGGGCTCCGGGCAGGCTGTGCTGGGACGGAGCCCAGGCCGACAGGCCAAGCCTCAGAGCCACGGCCCGCAGGGGAGATGGAAAACGGAGAACTTTCCAGAACTGATGGAAACCGTCAAGGTGCATATTCAGGAAGCAGCTTGGCCTACCATACAGGACTGctggaaaaaatccaaaagaGAAACCTAAAGGCTGCAGAGAAAGCGAGAGCAATTTCAGGAACGGAGACAACGGAATCGATGAATCCGGCCAAATCCTGAAAGCAGAAACACTAGCGATAATCAACAAACTTAACAATTTTACCTGACTGGTTTTATGAGGCCACAGAACCGTGACGAGTGTGTATGCCTCGCGTGTGTGGCCCCGGGTGTGTATCCCAACATGTGTGACCCTGGGTATGTATCCCCCCGACAGGTGTGTGACCCCGGGTGTGTATCCCCCCAACAGATGTGTGACCCCAGGTGCGTATCCCCCGACAGGTGTGTGACCCTGGGTGCGTATCCCCCCGACATGTGTGTGACCCTGGGTGCGTATCCCCCTGACATGTGTGTGACCCTGGGTATGTATTCCCCCGACAGGTGTGTGACCCCGGGTGTGTATCTCCCCTGACACCTGTGTGACCCCGGGTGTGTATCCCCCCAACAGATGTGTGACCCCAGGTGCGTATCCCCCTGACAGGTGTGTGACCCTGGGTGCGTATCCCCCCGACACGTGTGTGACCCTGGGTGCATATCCCCCCGACAGGTGTGTGACCCTGGGTGCGTATCCCCCCGACAGGTGTGTGACCCTGGGTATGTATCCCCCCGACAGGTGTGTGACCCTGGGTGTGTATCTCCCCTGACACCTGTGTGACCCCGGGTGTGTATCCCCCCAACAGATGTGTGACCCAAGGTGCGTATCCCCCCGACAGGTGTGTGACCCTGGGTGCGTATCCCCCCGACACGTGTGTGCCCCTGGGTGTGTATCCCCCCGACACGTGTGTGACCCTGGGTGTGTATCCCCCCGACAGATGTGTGACCCTGGGTGTGTATCCCCCCGACAGATGTGTGACCCCAGGTGCGTATCCCCCGACAGGTGTGTGACCCCGGGTGTGTATCTCCCCTGACACCTGTGTGACCCCGGGTGTGTATCCCAACATGTGTG of the Vulpes lagopus strain Blue_001 chromosome 5, ASM1834538v1, whole genome shotgun sequence genome contains:
- the ACP1 gene encoding low molecular weight phosphotyrosine protein phosphatase isoform X1; its protein translation is MSGDSHTCQGDTHLGSHVSRGYTPRVTQVSGGILTWGHKHQGDMHPGSHTCRGDTHPGSHTCRGDTHPGSHTCQGDTHPGSHTCQGDTHLGSHICWGDTHPGSHRCQGRYTPGVTHLSGGIHTQGHTDVRGIRTQGHTRVGGIRTQGHTCWDTHPGSHRCQGRYTPGVTHLSGDTHLGSHICRGDTHPGSHICRGDTHPGSHTCRGDTHPGAHTCRGDTHPGSHTCRGDTHLGSHICWGDTHPGSHRCQGRYTPRVTHLSGGYIPRVTHLSGGYAPRVTHLSGGYAPRVTHVSGGYAPRVTHLSGGYAPGVTHLLGGYTPGVTQVSGEIHTRGHTPVGGIHTQGHTHVRGIRTQGHTHVGGIRTQGHTPVGGYAPGVTHLLGGYTPGVTHLSGGYIPRVTHVGIHTRGHTREAYTLVTVLWPHKTSQVKLLSLLIIASVSAFRIWPDSSIPLSPFLKLLSLSLQPLGFSFGFFPAVLYGRPSCFLNMHLDGFHQFWKVLRFPSPLRAVALRLGLSAWAPSQHSLPGAPLRACGVARLASSSAAAPHWVP